One Penaeus chinensis breed Huanghai No. 1 chromosome 12, ASM1920278v2, whole genome shotgun sequence DNA segment encodes these proteins:
- the LOC125031175 gene encoding putative inorganic phosphate cotransporter: MASSLNLAEHMEGVEKEGIFVVEDGRRNSTETANGNETSKKCWPVRYTLGLLLFFGLAVEYSLRVNLSIAIVAMAGTTELPDNSNSTADICPVEGNSTDSEDKYTEGEFDWDENTQGLILGAFFYGYTCTNLLDGRAAEYLGGRLVFGLGAVVSSCIALLSPLCARTSTGFFVASRVAMGIAQGVSLPAINSIMATWFPPEEKAKINPFIYGGMQIGTVISLSVSGWLISVGFLGGWPSVFYVFGALGIVWGIPWFLLTHDRPEKHPRISQAELSFIQGHQETVKKAEIVSISWKEIVTSGPMWACVFMMTGGSFGFYTLLTELPTYLANIQHFDMNSSGVLSAIPYVMLWVFGILWGFFMDRLFSAGVLSIRTIRRLSTAVAHYVPAVALIAMCFVNCNSTIAMAMLCMALGFNGASYSGNSLSEQDIAPNLAGTLLGITNTFGSATGFLAPLTVGAITSGNQGSLAAWRLVFIITAIIYVVTCTLYLLLMSAEVQPWNEPKRDQKRRVGPSASYGSNQTRW, translated from the exons ATGGCGTCCAGCCTAAACCTTGCCGAGCACATGgagggagtggaaaaggaggggatATTCGTCGTTGAAGACGGAAGGAGGAATTCAACGGAGACAGCGAATGGAAATGAAACAA GTAAAAAATGCTGGCCAGTTCGATATACTTTGGGACTGTTGCTGTTTTTCGGCCTTGCTGTCGAATACTCGTTGCGCGTAAACCTGTCCATCGCCATCGTGGCCATGGCAGGAACCACGGAGCTTCCTGACAACAGTAACTCGACTGCTGACATATGTCCAGTTGAAGGAAATTCGACCGATTCGGAGGATAAATATACA GAAGGCGAGTTTGACTGGGACGAGAACACCCAGGGGCTCATCCTAGGAGCGTTCTTCTACGGCTACACGTGCACCAACCTCTTGGACGGGCGGGCGGCAGAGTACCTGGGAGGGCGCCTGGTCTTCGGTCTCGGGGCGGTCGTCTCTTCGTGCATAGCCCTCCTGTCCCCGCTCTGCGCCAGGACGTCCACCGGGTTCTTCGTGGCTTCTCGAGTCGCTATGGGGATCGCCCAG GGGGTGTCGTTGCCTGCAATAAATTCGATCATGGCGACGTGGTTTCCTCCTGAAGAAAAGGCAAAAATCAATCCCTTCATATACGGAG GCATGCAGATTGGCACCGTCATTTCCCTGTCTGTGAGCGGCTGGTTAATTTCCGTGGGGTTCCTTGGGGGTTGGCCTTCCGTTTTCTACGTCTTCGGGGCTCTGGGGATAGTGTGGGGTATTCCCTGGTTCCTCCTGACACACGATAGGCCTGAGAAACATCCTAGGATTTCGCAGGCTGAACTGAGCTTCATCCAAGGTCATCAGGAAACCGTCAAGAAAGCAGAG ATAGTATCGATTTCCTGGAAAGAGATCGTCACTTCCGGTCCAATGTGGGCGTGTGTTTTCATGATGACTGGTGGTAGTTTTGGCTTCTACACCCTCTTAACGGAGCTGCCAACATACCTTGCCAACATCCAGCACTTCGATATGAATAGT AGCGGTGTCCTCTCAGCCATTCCTTACGTAATGCTTTGGGTTTTCGGCATCCTTTGGGGATTCTTCATGGACAGGCTCTTCTCTGCGGGTGTCCTGTCGATCAGGACGATCAGAAGGCTCTCCACTGCAGTCG CTCACTACGTACCAGCCGTCGCTCTGATTGCAATGTGCTTCGTTAACTGCAACTCTACGATTGCAATGGCAATGTTGTGCATGGCTTTAGGATTCAATGGCGCTTCCTACAGCGGAAACTCTCTCTCAGAACAGGACATCGCCCCCAACCTGGCGGGGACGCTGCTGGGAATCACCAACACCTTTGGCTCGGCCACGGGGTTCCTTGCTCCGTTGACTGTGGGGGCCATCACCAGCGGCAAT CAAGGGTCACTGGCCGCCTGGAGATTAGTGTTCATTATCACAGCCATCATCTACGTGGTCACATGTACGCTGTACCTTTTGCTCATGTCAGCCGAAGTCCAGCCTTGGAACGAGCCTAAAAGGGACCAGAAAAg GCGGGTGGGGCCCTCCGCAAGTTACGGGTCGAACCAAACACGATGGTGA